The Lewinellaceae bacterium genome has a segment encoding these proteins:
- the rlmB gene encoding 23S rRNA (guanosine(2251)-2'-O)-methyltransferase RlmB, whose protein sequence is MKNEKTQLIYGRHPVIDAIKEGTNFDKIILQQGTRGEFEKELRHLCTSHNIPMTVAPKEKLNKFTNANHQGVVGLVAIIPYYQIEDLLPSIYEKNQNPLIMILDGVTDVRNFGAIARSAEISGAHALVVPKKGSAFINEEALKTSAGALTKIPVCRENSLVTAIETMQLSGIQVLASSLEATKLIFDFDLTAPIALIVGSEGEGISTGVERNADELFIIPQVGTTDSFNVSVAAGIMLYEVMRQRF, encoded by the coding sequence ATGAAAAATGAAAAAACACAACTGATATACGGCAGACATCCTGTAATTGATGCGATCAAAGAGGGAACCAACTTTGATAAAATTATTTTACAGCAGGGTACTCGTGGAGAATTTGAAAAAGAACTGCGCCATTTGTGCACCAGCCATAATATACCTATGACTGTTGCACCCAAGGAAAAACTCAATAAATTCACCAATGCCAATCACCAGGGTGTTGTAGGTTTGGTGGCCATTATACCTTATTACCAGATCGAAGATTTGCTTCCATCCATTTACGAAAAAAACCAGAATCCGCTCATTATGATTCTTGATGGCGTTACGGATGTAAGAAATTTTGGTGCCATAGCCCGCTCGGCGGAAATCAGCGGAGCACATGCCCTGGTCGTACCAAAAAAGGGAAGCGCATTCATCAATGAAGAAGCTTTAAAAACTTCGGCGGGGGCCCTTACAAAAATCCCGGTTTGCCGCGAAAACAGCCTGGTCACCGCTATTGAAACCATGCAATTATCCGGCATCCAGGTGTTGGCCAGCAGCCTTGAAGCCACAAAACTGATTTTCGATTTTGACCTTACCGCTCCGATAGCATTGATCGTCGGATCAGAAGGAGAGGGAATCAGTACCGGGGTGGAAAGGAACGCAGATGAATTGTTTATCATTCCGCAGGTAGGCACTACGGATTCTTTTAATGTTTCCGTTGCCGCAGGGATTATGCTTTATGAAGTCATGCGCCAACGATTTTAA